In Mycobacterium stomatepiae, the following are encoded in one genomic region:
- a CDS encoding GNAT family N-acetyltransferase produces the protein MSDGSPASLTIRSPSDDDWPAMDLLEAASFGNPMASELTVWRSLLIADGAVVACDGSDVVGMALAVDLRMTVPGGAELSTAGLTCVAVAPTHRRRGALRAMCAELHRRIAISGRPMAALYATEGGIYGRFGHGPATVVHEFAVERRFAEFHADVPRVDGVRLVRPAERRRELAAIHDRWRQQVPGGLARTAALWDLLLAETKAFALLHPDGYVLYQVDEMNPRVVQVAEFKALTSDAHIALYRVLFGLDRMEQVIIPTHPDDAMPYLLTDPRVARTSGRRDAVWLRIMDVAVALEARTYDADLTVVLDVSGSGRFALEIRDGHARCTPTDETAEVGLDQDVLGSLYLGAHRASTLAAANRLRSKDSHLLRRLDAAFATDVPAAAGLAF, from the coding sequence ATTTCCGACGGCTCGCCGGCATCGTTGACTATCCGTAGTCCGAGCGATGACGACTGGCCTGCGATGGACCTGTTGGAGGCGGCGAGTTTCGGCAACCCCATGGCTTCCGAGCTGACCGTGTGGCGATCCTTGTTGATCGCCGACGGTGCTGTCGTGGCCTGCGACGGCTCGGATGTAGTGGGGATGGCGCTGGCGGTGGATCTGCGGATGACGGTGCCGGGCGGAGCGGAGCTTTCGACTGCTGGCCTGACTTGCGTCGCGGTCGCACCCACACATCGGCGACGTGGAGCACTGCGTGCGATGTGCGCCGAATTGCACCGGCGCATAGCAATTTCTGGTCGTCCAATGGCGGCGCTGTACGCCACCGAGGGCGGTATTTATGGCCGGTTCGGCCACGGTCCCGCCACTGTGGTCCACGAATTCGCCGTTGAGCGACGTTTCGCCGAATTCCATGCTGACGTGCCCCGCGTTGACGGGGTCCGCTTGGTCCGGCCCGCGGAGCGCCGCCGCGAGTTGGCGGCAATCCACGACCGCTGGCGTCAGCAGGTGCCGGGCGGGCTGGCGCGCACAGCGGCGCTGTGGGACTTGCTACTGGCCGAAACTAAAGCCTTCGCGTTGCTGCATCCCGACGGCTATGTGCTCTACCAGGTGGACGAAATGAATCCGAGGGTGGTTCAGGTCGCCGAGTTCAAAGCGTTGACCTCCGACGCACACATTGCGTTGTACCGCGTGCTGTTTGGGCTCGACCGAATGGAACAGGTGATCATTCCTACCCATCCGGACGACGCGATGCCGTACTTGTTGACCGATCCTCGGGTGGCGCGCACGAGCGGGCGCAGGGATGCAGTCTGGCTACGCATCATGGATGTGGCCGTCGCCCTCGAGGCACGCACCTATGATGCGGATCTTACGGTGGTGCTTGATGTTTCGGGCAGCGGGCGGTTCGCGCTCGAGATTCGTGACGGCCACGCTCGCTGTACTCCGACCGACGAGACCGCCGAAGTCGGGTTGGATCAAGACGTCCTAGGCAGCCTGTACCTGGGCGCGCACCGTGCGTCGACACTTGCCGCAGCGAACCGATTGCGCAGCAAGGATTCGCACCTGCTGCGTCGCCTCGACGCTGCGTTTGCTACCGATGTCCCGGCCGCGGCCGGGCTAGCGTTCTAA
- a CDS encoding acyl-CoA dehydrogenase family protein has product MDFQLNDEQSLLRDTTRDLLSRAYDPESRNKVIGSDLGWSREVWNQLADTGILGLGFDPEEAGQLEIMVVLTEAGRRLAPEPILHAALAPGGLIAELGTDAQKEQLDEVAAGQRLLAFAHLEPGHRKPTTTVTTQAARQGDSWALTGAKNPVLAGDCADALVVSAALPDGGTGLFLVDANAVTRHPFRTFDGQRGAQIDLDGTPAEPLGEAVDASGAISGAIVRIQSGLCAEALGAMEEALRLTTDYLKTRKQFGVTLNKFQTLTQRAADMYVSLEMARSMSLYAAMSIADGNLDPLIASRAKLQIGRSGRHIAQESIQMHGGIGVTAEYPVSHYAARLTAIEHTLGTSGDHVHNLIDHLGDYDLARL; this is encoded by the coding sequence ATGGACTTTCAGTTGAACGACGAGCAGAGCCTGCTACGCGACACGACGCGCGATCTGCTATCCCGCGCCTACGACCCGGAAAGCCGCAACAAGGTGATCGGCTCCGATCTCGGCTGGAGCCGTGAGGTCTGGAATCAGCTCGCCGACACCGGAATTCTCGGCCTGGGTTTCGACCCGGAGGAGGCCGGCCAGCTCGAGATCATGGTCGTGCTCACCGAGGCCGGGCGGCGGTTGGCCCCCGAGCCGATCCTGCACGCCGCGCTGGCCCCGGGTGGGTTGATCGCCGAGCTGGGCACCGACGCCCAGAAGGAACAGCTCGACGAGGTGGCGGCGGGTCAACGGCTGCTGGCCTTCGCCCACCTGGAGCCCGGCCACCGCAAGCCGACCACGACGGTCACGACTCAGGCTGCGCGGCAGGGTGATTCATGGGCCTTGACCGGAGCTAAGAACCCCGTGCTCGCCGGGGACTGCGCCGACGCGTTGGTGGTCAGCGCCGCGTTGCCGGACGGCGGCACCGGCCTGTTCCTGGTCGACGCCAACGCGGTCACCCGTCACCCCTTCCGGACCTTCGACGGGCAGCGCGGCGCGCAGATCGACTTGGACGGCACACCCGCCGAACCACTGGGCGAGGCGGTCGACGCGTCGGGTGCGATCAGCGGTGCGATCGTTCGCATCCAGTCGGGGCTGTGCGCCGAAGCGCTCGGGGCGATGGAGGAAGCGCTGCGGCTGACCACCGATTACCTCAAGACCCGCAAACAGTTCGGCGTCACGCTCAACAAATTTCAGACGCTCACCCAGCGGGCCGCCGACATGTATGTGTCGCTGGAAATGGCCCGCAGCATGAGCCTGTACGCCGCGATGTCGATCGCCGACGGCAACCTCGACCCGTTGATCGCGTCGCGGGCCAAGCTGCAGATCGGCCGGTCGGGTCGCCACATCGCGCAGGAGTCGATCCAGATGCACGGCGGAATCGGCGTGACGGCGGAATACCCGGTGAGCCACTACGCGGCCCGGCTCACCGCGATCGAGCACACCCTAGGCACCTCGGGCGATCACGTGCACAACCTGATCGACCACCTCGGCGACTACGACTTGGCCCGGCTCTAG
- a CDS encoding acyl-CoA dehydrogenase family protein has protein sequence MQLALTPEEAAFRDELRTIYTTKIPQEMRDRVRRGSAEVVHDDVVTSHKILHEHGLAVPSWPVEWGGKDWTPTQHQIWADEMQLACVPEPLNFNTKMVGPVIAEFGSQEIKERFLPPTASLDIWWCQGFSEPEAGSDLASLRTTAVRDGDSYVVNGQKTWTTLGQYADWIFCLVRTDPQAPKRQAGISFLLFDMKTPGITVRPIKTIDGGHEVNELFFSDVRVPANQLVGEENQGWTYAKFLLGNERTGIAGVGRTKVRLAEVKKYAAEVGVLDDPLFAARLAEAENELLALELTQSRVVTDSADGQPNPASSVLKLRGSQLQQIATELLVEVAGPDALPADGDGIASPDWAQHSAPRYLNYRKTSIYGGSSEVQRNIIASTILGL, from the coding sequence ATGCAACTGGCGCTGACGCCGGAGGAAGCCGCATTCCGCGACGAGCTCCGCACCATCTACACCACCAAGATTCCGCAGGAGATGCGCGATCGGGTACGCCGGGGTTCGGCGGAAGTCGTCCACGACGACGTCGTAACCAGCCACAAAATCCTGCACGAACACGGCCTGGCGGTACCGAGCTGGCCGGTCGAGTGGGGCGGCAAGGACTGGACGCCCACTCAGCACCAGATCTGGGCCGACGAGATGCAATTGGCGTGCGTCCCGGAGCCACTGAACTTCAACACCAAGATGGTGGGCCCGGTGATCGCCGAGTTCGGGTCTCAGGAGATCAAGGAACGCTTCCTGCCGCCGACGGCCAGCCTCGACATCTGGTGGTGTCAGGGCTTTTCTGAGCCCGAGGCCGGCTCCGACCTGGCGTCGCTGCGCACCACGGCGGTGCGGGACGGCGACAGCTACGTCGTCAACGGCCAGAAGACATGGACGACGCTCGGCCAGTACGCCGACTGGATCTTCTGCCTGGTCCGCACCGACCCGCAGGCGCCCAAGCGCCAGGCCGGTATCTCCTTCCTGCTGTTCGACATGAAAACTCCGGGCATCACCGTGCGGCCCATCAAGACGATCGACGGCGGCCACGAGGTCAACGAGTTGTTCTTCTCCGACGTTCGCGTGCCCGCCAATCAGCTTGTCGGAGAAGAGAATCAGGGCTGGACGTACGCGAAGTTCCTGCTGGGCAACGAGCGCACCGGCATCGCCGGCGTGGGGCGGACGAAGGTGCGCCTCGCCGAGGTGAAGAAGTACGCGGCCGAAGTCGGGGTGCTCGACGACCCCCTGTTCGCGGCCCGGCTGGCCGAGGCCGAAAACGAGCTGCTGGCACTGGAACTCACCCAGTCACGGGTGGTGACGGATTCCGCGGACGGGCAGCCCAACCCGGCGTCGTCGGTGCTCAAACTGCGCGGCAGCCAATTGCAGCAGATCGCCACCGAGCTACTGGTCGAAGTGGCCGGCCCGGACGCGCTGCCCGCCGACGGCGACGGCATCGCTTCCCCGGACTGGGCACAACACAGCGCGCCGCGTTACCTCAACTACCGCAAGACGTCGATCTACGGCGGCAGCAGCGAGGTGCAGCGCAACATCATCGCGTCCACCATTCTGGGATTGTGA
- a CDS encoding ComEA family DNA-binding protein, which produces MRTEQPGERLHRRLGAAPDADVRAEEPGPDAPDEDQNSLLPRWLPDASEGGSWRARLRADPGRAGAVALAVVAALAVLITIFTLVRDHPAPVMSAKLPPVEKASSKTSASVGPDRPVVVSVVGLVHKPGLVTLTPGARIADAVQAAGGAMDGADTIGLNMARPLGDGEQIVVGLAPVSGHPALGSSVAGATPATKTPAPTGPVKGSARPKPGEVLDLNTATVEQLDDLPGVGPITAAAILRWRQANGKFTSVDQLADVDGIGPSRLDKLRALVRV; this is translated from the coding sequence ATGCGAACAGAACAACCCGGCGAGCGACTGCACCGGCGGCTCGGCGCCGCCCCGGATGCCGATGTGCGAGCCGAGGAACCGGGCCCGGACGCACCCGATGAGGATCAGAACTCGTTGCTGCCGCGCTGGCTTCCCGACGCGTCGGAGGGCGGGAGCTGGCGGGCCCGGCTGCGGGCCGATCCGGGCCGCGCCGGCGCGGTCGCGTTAGCGGTGGTGGCCGCCCTGGCGGTGCTGATCACGATCTTCACCCTGGTCCGTGACCACCCTGCGCCGGTGATGTCGGCGAAACTGCCGCCGGTCGAAAAGGCGAGCTCCAAAACGTCGGCGAGCGTCGGCCCGGACCGGCCGGTAGTGGTCAGCGTGGTGGGGCTGGTGCACAAGCCCGGGCTGGTCACGTTGACGCCCGGCGCGCGGATCGCCGACGCGGTGCAAGCCGCCGGGGGTGCGATGGACGGCGCCGACACCATCGGACTGAACATGGCGCGCCCGCTCGGAGACGGCGAGCAGATCGTGGTCGGGCTGGCGCCCGTGTCGGGGCACCCCGCGCTGGGCAGCTCGGTGGCCGGTGCGACTCCGGCTACCAAGACGCCGGCACCGACGGGGCCGGTCAAGGGATCGGCCCGGCCGAAACCCGGCGAGGTGCTCGACCTGAATACCGCGACCGTGGAGCAGCTGGACGACCTGCCCGGGGTCGGGCCGATCACCGCGGCCGCGATCCTGCGGTGGCGGCAGGCCAACGGCAAGTTCACCAGCGTCGACCAGCTCGCCGACGTCGATGGCATCGGGCCGTCGCGACTGGACAAGCTGCGCGCCCTGGTCCGTGTCTGA
- a CDS encoding ComEC/Rec2 family competence protein, which produces MSSELARLDVRLVPAALTGWIVTAAGIVWPVGRALGVCCVALVAVAGVLARYPVCGGLPRPRAVGAGLAAIGVVGVGFGFAIALRADAVARHPITAAFGTVAPAALLPALVLGDTSGLTADTGREFRAAGMTHLTAVSGANVTIVCAAVLFCARLIGPRAAVLLAALALVAFVIVVQPTASVLRAAVMAAIALAGMLTSRRRQAIPALSATVLILLAVAPQLAVDAGFALSVLATGTLIVVAPVWSRRLAAKGWPKPLADGLAVALAAQVVTAPLVAGISGRFSLVAVAANLAAAPVIAPITVLGSAAAVLCMLWPPGAQLLMRFTGPEVWWVSTVAHVAAGAPAATVPVPDGVAGVLLVGCATALLLTLSTVLWRRAWFRASTRVAGLAAVACALAWSASELLDPRADWSALRDTIVG; this is translated from the coding sequence ATCTCCTCGGAGCTCGCTCGCCTCGATGTGCGGCTGGTCCCGGCCGCACTCACCGGCTGGATCGTCACTGCCGCCGGGATCGTATGGCCGGTTGGCCGCGCGCTGGGCGTGTGCTGCGTCGCGTTGGTCGCCGTGGCAGGGGTGCTGGCCCGCTACCCGGTGTGCGGAGGGCTTCCGCGGCCGCGGGCCGTCGGTGCCGGTCTGGCGGCGATCGGAGTGGTCGGCGTGGGGTTCGGATTCGCGATCGCGCTGCGCGCCGACGCGGTGGCGCGCCACCCGATCACCGCGGCGTTCGGGACGGTGGCGCCGGCGGCGCTGTTGCCGGCGCTGGTCCTCGGCGACACCTCGGGGCTCACGGCCGACACCGGCCGGGAATTCCGGGCCGCCGGCATGACGCACCTGACGGCCGTTTCGGGAGCCAACGTCACGATCGTGTGCGCGGCGGTGCTGTTCTGCGCGCGGCTGATCGGCCCGCGGGCGGCCGTGCTGCTCGCCGCGCTGGCGTTGGTGGCATTCGTGATCGTCGTCCAGCCCACGGCAAGTGTGTTGCGGGCGGCGGTGATGGCCGCCATCGCGCTGGCGGGCATGCTGACTTCGCGCCGGCGACAAGCGATTCCGGCGTTGTCGGCCACCGTCCTGATACTGCTCGCGGTGGCTCCCCAACTGGCCGTCGATGCCGGCTTCGCGCTGTCGGTGCTGGCGACCGGCACGCTGATCGTCGTCGCGCCGGTCTGGTCGCGGCGCCTGGCGGCCAAAGGTTGGCCCAAGCCGCTGGCGGACGGGCTCGCGGTCGCGTTGGCCGCGCAGGTGGTCACCGCGCCGCTGGTTGCCGGTATCTCGGGCCGGTTCAGCCTGGTGGCCGTGGCCGCCAACCTGGCCGCGGCACCCGTCATCGCGCCCATCACCGTGCTGGGCAGTGCGGCGGCCGTGCTGTGCATGCTGTGGCCGCCGGGTGCACAGCTGCTGATGCGTTTCACCGGCCCGGAGGTGTGGTGGGTGTCAACGGTGGCACACGTCGCGGCCGGTGCGCCCGCCGCGACCGTGCCGGTGCCCGACGGCGTGGCCGGTGTGCTGCTCGTCGGTTGTGCCACCGCACTGCTGCTGACGCTGTCGACGGTGCTGTGGCGGCGCGCCTGGTTTCGCGCTTCGACCCGGGTGGCCGGGCTGGCCGCGGTGGCGTGCGCGCTGGCCTGGTCGGCATCGGAGCTGCTGGATCCCCGAGCGGATTGGTCGGCCCTTCGTGACACCATCGTGGGGTGA
- the holA gene encoding DNA polymerase III subunit delta — translation MHLVLGDEDLLVERAVADVLRAARKRAGTDDVPVNRMRAGDVSSYELAELLSPSLFAEERIVVLDAAAEAGKDAVAMIAAAAADLPPATMLVVVHSGGGRAKALADQLKSLGAEVHPCARITKLSERVDFIRKEFRALRVKVDEDTVTALLDAVGSDVRELASACSQLVADTGGEVDEAAVRRYHSGKAEVKGFDIADKAVAGDVAGAAEALRWAMMRGEPLVVLADALAEAIHTIGRVGPLSGDPYRLAGQLGMPPWRVKKAQKQARRWSRDSVATAMKVVAELNANVKGAAADPDYALESAVRKVAELVADRGR, via the coding sequence TTGCACTTGGTCCTGGGGGACGAGGATCTGCTGGTCGAACGCGCCGTGGCCGACGTGCTGCGGGCGGCGCGCAAACGCGCCGGCACCGACGACGTCCCGGTCAATCGCATGCGGGCCGGTGATGTCAGCAGCTACGAGCTCGCGGAGCTGCTCAGTCCGTCGCTGTTCGCCGAAGAACGCATCGTCGTGCTCGATGCCGCGGCCGAGGCGGGCAAGGATGCGGTCGCGATGATCGCGGCGGCCGCCGCCGACCTGCCGCCGGCCACGATGCTGGTGGTGGTGCACTCGGGCGGCGGCCGGGCCAAGGCGCTGGCCGACCAGCTCAAGTCGCTGGGCGCCGAGGTTCACCCGTGCGCGCGGATCACCAAGTTGAGCGAACGCGTCGACTTCATCCGCAAGGAGTTCCGCGCGCTGCGCGTCAAGGTCGACGAGGACACCGTGACCGCCCTGCTCGATGCCGTGGGCTCCGACGTGCGCGAACTGGCCTCGGCCTGCTCGCAGCTGGTCGCCGACACCGGCGGTGAGGTCGACGAGGCCGCGGTGCGCCGCTACCACAGCGGCAAGGCCGAGGTGAAGGGCTTCGATATCGCCGACAAGGCCGTGGCCGGGGATGTCGCTGGCGCGGCCGAGGCGCTGCGGTGGGCGATGATGCGCGGCGAGCCGCTGGTGGTGCTGGCCGACGCGCTGGCCGAAGCCATCCACACCATCGGCCGGGTGGGGCCGCTCTCCGGCGATCCGTACCGGCTGGCGGGTCAGCTGGGCATGCCGCCCTGGCGGGTGAAGAAAGCGCAGAAGCAGGCCCGGCGGTGGTCGCGCGACAGTGTGGCAACCGCGATGAAAGTGGTCGCCGAACTCAATGCCAACGTCAAGGGCGCCGCGGCGGACCCCGACTACGCGCTGGAATCAGCGGTCAGAAAGGTGGCCGAGCTGGTAGCCGACCGGGGCCGGTAG
- the rpsT gene encoding 30S ribosomal protein S20, which translates to MANIKSQQKRIKTNERARLRNKSVKSSLRTAVRAFREAAEAGDKDKAAELLVSTNRKLDKAATKGVIHKNQAANKKSALARSLNKI; encoded by the coding sequence GTGGCCAACATCAAGTCGCAGCAGAAGCGCATCAAGACGAACGAGCGCGCCCGACTGCGCAACAAGTCGGTGAAGTCGTCGCTGCGCACCGCCGTGCGCGCGTTTCGTGAGGCCGCTGAGGCAGGCGACAAGGACAAGGCCGCCGAATTGCTGGTGTCGACCAATCGCAAGCTGGACAAGGCGGCCACCAAGGGCGTCATCCACAAGAACCAGGCCGCCAACAAGAAGTCGGCGCTGGCGCGGTCCCTCAACAAGATCTGA
- a CDS encoding circularly permuted type 2 ATP-grasp protein, with product MLKVSLANQVETARRGSRSAARAQVRSERIFGGYNSSDAYQMAFDEMFDAQGNVRGPYKGIYAELAPSDASDLRARADALARAFIDQGITFSLSGQERPFPLDLVPRVLSAAEWTRLERGIVQRVKALEMYLDDIYGDQEILNDGVIPRRLVTSCEHFHRQAFGIVPPNGVRIHVAGIDLIKDEKGTWRVLEDNLRSPSGVSYVMENRRTMARVFPNLFATHRVRAVDDYASHLLRALRNSAATNEADPTVVVLTPGVYNSAYFEHSLLARQMGVELVEGRDLFCRDNQVYMRTTEGERQVDVIYRRIDDIYLDPLQFRADSVLGVAGLVNAARAGNVVISSAIGNGVGDDKLVYTYVPTMIEYYLGEKPLLANVDTYRCWLDDEREEVLDRVDELVIKPVEGSGGYGIVFGPEASEKERAAVSKKIRDDPRSWIAQPMMELSTVPTRIGNSLAPRYVDLRPFAVNDGDEVWVLPGGLSRVALVEGSRVVNSSQGGGSKDTWVLAPRTSAADRELGAAEVVRSLPKSMAEPEPDGSPESAHQQPLQAEQPQDGKSPKKPKQKQQQQQQQKMVL from the coding sequence ATCCTAAAAGTGAGTCTTGCGAACCAGGTTGAAACAGCCAGGCGCGGGTCGCGTAGCGCTGCGCGCGCGCAGGTGCGCTCCGAGCGCATATTCGGCGGATACAACTCGTCGGACGCCTATCAAATGGCTTTCGACGAGATGTTCGATGCGCAGGGCAACGTCCGGGGCCCCTACAAGGGCATCTACGCGGAGCTGGCGCCGTCGGACGCCTCGGACCTGCGGGCCCGCGCAGACGCGCTGGCCCGTGCGTTCATCGACCAGGGCATTACCTTTTCGCTATCGGGCCAGGAGCGGCCGTTTCCGCTGGACCTGGTGCCGCGGGTGCTGTCGGCGGCCGAATGGACCCGGCTCGAGCGCGGCATCGTCCAACGGGTCAAAGCCCTCGAGATGTATCTCGATGACATCTACGGCGACCAGGAGATCCTGAACGACGGCGTGATCCCGCGTCGCCTGGTCACGTCCTGCGAGCATTTTCACCGTCAGGCCTTCGGCATCGTCCCGCCCAATGGCGTGCGCATCCACGTCGCCGGCATCGACCTGATCAAGGACGAAAAGGGCACCTGGCGGGTGCTGGAGGACAACCTGCGCTCGCCGTCGGGCGTGTCGTACGTGATGGAGAACCGGCGCACGATGGCGCGGGTCTTCCCGAACCTGTTCGCCACCCACCGGGTGCGCGCCGTCGACGACTACGCCTCGCACCTGCTGCGGGCGCTGCGCAATTCCGCGGCGACCAATGAGGCCGACCCGACCGTCGTGGTGCTGACGCCCGGGGTCTATAACTCCGCGTACTTCGAGCACTCGCTGTTGGCCAGGCAGATGGGTGTCGAACTGGTCGAGGGCCGTGACCTGTTCTGCCGCGACAACCAGGTTTACATGCGCACCACCGAGGGGGAACGCCAGGTCGACGTGATCTATCGGCGTATCGACGACATCTACCTCGACCCACTACAGTTCCGCGCCGACTCGGTGCTGGGGGTGGCCGGGCTGGTCAACGCCGCCCGCGCCGGCAACGTCGTGATCTCCAGCGCGATCGGCAACGGCGTCGGCGACGACAAGCTGGTCTATACGTACGTGCCGACGATGATCGAGTACTACCTCGGCGAGAAGCCGCTGCTGGCGAATGTGGACACCTACCGGTGCTGGCTGGACGACGAACGCGAGGAGGTGCTCGACCGGGTCGACGAGCTGGTCATCAAGCCGGTCGAGGGATCCGGCGGCTATGGCATCGTGTTCGGTCCGGAGGCGTCCGAGAAAGAACGGGCGGCCGTCAGCAAGAAGATCCGCGACGACCCCCGCAGCTGGATTGCGCAGCCGATGATGGAGCTGTCGACCGTGCCGACCCGGATCGGCAACTCGTTGGCACCGCGCTACGTCGACCTGCGGCCGTTCGCGGTCAACGACGGTGACGAGGTGTGGGTGCTGCCGGGCGGGTTGAGCCGGGTGGCGTTGGTCGAGGGCTCGCGGGTGGTCAACTCCAGCCAGGGCGGCGGCTCCAAGGACACCTGGGTGTTGGCGCCGCGCACCTCGGCTGCCGACCGTGAGCTGGGCGCCGCCGAGGTGGTGCGGTCGCTGCCGAAGTCCATGGCCGAGCCCGAGCCCGACGGTTCGCCGGAGTCGGCGCACCAACAGCCGCTGCAGGCCGAACAACCGCAGGACGGAAAGTCTCCGAAAAAGCCGAAGCAAAAGCAGCAACAGCAACAACAGCAGAAGATGGTGCTGTGA
- a CDS encoding alpha-E domain-containing protein, whose protein sequence is MLARNAEALYWIGRYVERADDTARILDVALHQLLEDSSVDPDQASRLLLRVLGIELPKHDLDVWSLTDLVAYNTDNKGGSSIVEAITAARENAKSAREVTSIEIWECLNTTFHALSERERAAKRLGPHEFLSFIEGRAAMFAGLADSTLSRDDGYRFMLLGRAIERVDMTVRLLLSRVGDSASSPAWVTLLRSAGAHDTYLRTYRGVLDAGRVVEFMLLDRLFPRSVFYSLKLAEESIEELVRNPTSRVGATPEAQRLLGQARSELEFMPPGVLLDTLETRLAGLQTTCRDVGDALSQQYFHVTPWVAWSDAGHGAGLVTRNGDT, encoded by the coding sequence ATGTTGGCCAGAAACGCAGAGGCGCTCTACTGGATCGGCCGCTACGTCGAGCGGGCCGACGACACCGCGCGCATTCTCGATGTGGCGCTGCACCAACTTCTCGAGGACTCCAGCGTCGATCCCGACCAGGCGTCCAGGCTGTTGTTGCGGGTGCTCGGCATCGAGCTGCCCAAGCACGACTTGGATGTCTGGTCGTTGACCGACCTCGTCGCCTACAACACCGACAACAAGGGTGGTTCCTCGATCGTCGAGGCGATCACGGCGGCACGCGAAAACGCCAAGTCGGCCCGCGAAGTGACCTCCATCGAAATCTGGGAATGCCTCAACACCACCTTCCATGCCCTGTCCGAACGCGAACGTGCCGCCAAACGCCTTGGGCCACACGAGTTTCTGTCCTTCATCGAGGGCAGGGCAGCGATGTTCGCCGGCCTGGCGGACTCGACGCTCTCGCGGGACGACGGATACCGGTTCATGTTGTTGGGCCGGGCGATCGAGCGCGTCGATATGACCGTGCGGCTCTTGCTGTCTCGGGTCGGTGACAGCGCGTCCTCGCCCGCATGGGTGACGCTGTTGCGCTCGGCGGGCGCTCACGACACCTATCTGCGCACCTATCGCGGGGTGCTGGATGCCGGCCGCGTGGTCGAGTTCATGCTGCTCGATCGGTTGTTCCCCCGATCGGTCTTCTATTCACTGAAGCTGGCCGAAGAAAGCATCGAAGAGCTGGTGCGCAACCCGACGAGCCGGGTGGGAGCCACCCCCGAAGCGCAACGACTGCTCGGGCAGGCCCGCAGTGAACTGGAATTCATGCCGCCCGGGGTGTTGCTCGACACGCTGGAGACGCGTTTGGCCGGCTTGCAGACAACCTGCCGCGATGTCGGAGATGCTTTGTCGCAGCAGTACTTCCACGTGACGCCGTGGGTGGCGTGGTCGGATGCCGGCCATGGCGCCGGCCTGGTCACCCGGAACGGAGACACCTGA